The nucleotide sequence TCGCGAGCGCATCATGGACATCATGGAAGCCACCTGCGGCAACCGCGTCGTGGTTTCCGTCAACGTCATCGGCGGCGTGCGCCGTGACCTGACCCCGGAACAGTGCAAGTGGATCGAAGAGCAGGTCGCCATCGCCGAGAAGGAGATCCGCCAGCTCACCTCCACCATCCTTAACGACTACACCGTGAAAAAGCGCTGCTGCGGCAAGGGCGTACTCTCCAAGGACCAAGCCTACCAGCTCGGCGCCGTCGGTCCCATGCTGCGCGGTTCCGGCTGGGCCCAGGACGCCCGCCAGACCGGCTACGCCGCCTTTGGCGAACTGGGTTTTGAGCCCATCGTCGAATTCGACGGCGACTGCTACGCCCGCTCGGCCGTGCGCTTCCGCGAGACGCTCCAGTCCCTGGACCTCGTCCGCCTGGCCATCGCCCGTCTGCCCGAAGGCGAAATCGCCGCCAAGGTCAAGGGCAAGCCCCAGGGCGAGACCGTCACCCGGGTCGAGCAGCCGCGCGGCGAACTCCTGTACTACCTCAAGGCCGACGGCTCCAAGCACATGGACCGGGTGCGCATCCGCACCCCGACGTTCGCCAACATCCCGCCGCTTCTGGCCATGCTGCCGGGCTGCGAGTTGGCCGACGTGCCGGTCATCGTGCTCTCCATCGACCCCTGCATCAGCTGCACCGAACGGTAAACAAGGAGCGCGCTGCCATGTTCAACATGACCAAGAACGTCGTCGCGAACCTCTTCTCCAAAAGCTCCACGCGGCTCTATCCGTTTGCCGTGCGGGGCCATTTCGAGGGGTTTCGGGGGACGCTCAATATCAACATCGACGAGTGCATCTTCTGCCGGACCTGCATGATCAAATGCCCGTCCCAGTGCATCGCCGTTGACAACAAGGCCGGCACCTGGACCTGCGAAGCCATGAGCTGCGTATACTGCGGCGTGTGCGTGGACGTTTGCCCCACCGGCTGCCTGTCCATGTCCAAGGAGCATCGCCCCGTGGCCACGGAAAAGCAGACCATGGCCTACCAGGGCGTGCCCAAGAAAAAGAAAAAGGAAGCCGCCGAATAGCGATTTCCCGTCACCACTTCATCCAAGCGCCCGGCTGCCGTATGCACGGCGGCCGGGCGCTTGCCGTTTTCGCCCATGGCGCGTATCAGGCCGTATGCGGGACATTCCTGCCGCCCACTGGTGCGGCCGCGCCATCGCCTGGGCGTCGTGCGCCGTGTTTCTCCTCTTTTTGTTGCTGCACCTGGGAATCCACGGCTATTGGGCGCTGACCGACACCACGCCACCCGATGTCGTGGAGCCACGGGCTTACGCCAATGTGCTCGGCGACCTTGAGCCCAGGCTCTCGGTTGTTGCCCGCGAGATCCCCGGCCTGCCCTATGCCGTGGGCATCGACGCCGAGGGCTGGCGGCGCACCGGGCCGCCGTCCCGGACGCCGGCCCCCCTGCGTATCCTGTGCCTCGGCGATTCCTTCACCTACGGTGTCGGCGTGGCCGACCGCGAAGCCTATCCCGCCTTGCTCGAAACCTATCTGCGAAAACGTTTTCCGGCGCGCGGGGTCTCGGTCGTGAACGCCGGAGTTCCCTTCTACGATATCTTTGACGAACTCTCCTACTACCGTGAAAAAGGGCGCTTGTTGCGCCCTGATCTGGTGATTGTCCAATTCTACGCCAATGACCTGGAAGCCATGGCCGGTTCTTTTTTTCGGGAGGACCTCAAGGTGCGCCAGGGTGGCCGGTACAATCCTTTTGACCAGGGGCTTGGGCGCGAAAAGGTCGAGCGCGTCCTGATCAGCTGGTTCGAGACTCATTTGTCCTGGCTTATGGACGGGTTGCGCAACCGGTCGTCGTCGGGTGGCCCCTCTCCGGCCGCTTCCGGTCCCTTCAAGGCCTACCACCTCCAGGCCACGCCGGAGGAAAAGCGCCATCTGAATGACAAGGCGGCTTTGCTCGATGCCGCCAGTCTGCCGGCCATGGAGCGGTTTTGGGACAACTACCGCGAGGCGTTGCTCGAGCTGCGCGACGCGGTCCGGGGCGACGGAGCCCAGCTCCTGCTGGTCCTGGCTCCGGACGTGCTCCAAATGCGGGAAAACAAGAATGCCCCCGGGGCGGCCCTGGTGGAAGCGTGCCGGGCCGCCGGCATTCCCGTCCTCGACATGACCACGGTCCTGCGGTCCATGTCCGGCGACAATCCCGACTTGTTTTATCTCACGCCCAAAAACAACCACCCCAACGTCCACGGGCATACGGTCATGGCCAAGCTCCTGGCTGAATCCCTGGGATTCGACCCGGCCGGGCGGCAACGGGTCGAGCCGGCGGCAGCGGCTTTTGCCTATGCCGACCCCATTGTCCGCGTCCTGCGGTTTTCGCCCGAGGGCATCGCCGCCGAACGGCAAGAACCCATGACCGTGGTTCCGGTTCGCAGCGACAACCTTGCCTTTTTTGACGTCACGATGGAAGGCGGCAACCATATTAGCGGGTTGCGGCCCGATTTGCGCTTTAAGCCCACCGGGGAACTCGTCGTGCGCATTGACGCCGACATGCCCCTGGACATGGTCTCGGTCACGCTTTTTCGGCGGGTGTTTCCGCCGGTCAACGGCTTTGTGCAACTGTCCTGGTCACGGGATGGGACGCGCTACGAACAACTGCAGTTCGTCTCGGACTCCGCCGGAGATGGGGCTGCCGGCTTTGAAAACGGACGGCTTTCGGAAATCGAT is from Solidesulfovibrio magneticus RS-1 and encodes:
- a CDS encoding 4Fe-4S binding protein; the protein is MFNMTKNVVANLFSKSSTRLYPFAVRGHFEGFRGTLNINIDECIFCRTCMIKCPSQCIAVDNKAGTWTCEAMSCVYCGVCVDVCPTGCLSMSKEHRPVATEKQTMAYQGVPKKKKKEAAE
- a CDS encoding SGNH/GDSL hydrolase family protein, with product MRDIPAAHWCGRAIAWASCAVFLLFLLLHLGIHGYWALTDTTPPDVVEPRAYANVLGDLEPRLSVVAREIPGLPYAVGIDAEGWRRTGPPSRTPAPLRILCLGDSFTYGVGVADREAYPALLETYLRKRFPARGVSVVNAGVPFYDIFDELSYYREKGRLLRPDLVIVQFYANDLEAMAGSFFREDLKVRQGGRYNPFDQGLGREKVERVLISWFETHLSWLMDGLRNRSSSGGPSPAASGPFKAYHLQATPEEKRHLNDKAALLDAASLPAMERFWDNYREALLELRDAVRGDGAQLLLVLAPDVLQMRENKNAPGAALVEACRAAGIPVLDMTTVLRSMSGDNPDLFYLTPKNNHPNVHGHTVMAKLLAESLGFDPAGRQRVEPAAAAFAYADPIVRVLRFSPEGIAAERQEPMTVVPVRSDNLAFFDVTMEGGNHISGLRPDLRFKPTGELVVRIDADMPLDMVSVTLFRRVFPPVNGFVQLSWSRDGTRYEQLQFVSDSAGDGAAGFENGRLSEIDLRQAPCARLYLRLVVHNEACVFGETSDPPWRRFEIVGYPSQALYPRSHR
- a CDS encoding nickel-dependent hydrogenase large subunit, translated to MARTILPFGPQHPVLPEPLHLKLTIEDEIVVEALPTLGYVHRGLEKLCEVRDFNQMIQIVERVCGICSCLHALCYCEGVEQIMGVEVPRRAKYLRTIWGELHRVHSHLLWLGLFADAFGFESLFMQFWRVRERIMDIMEATCGNRVVVSVNVIGGVRRDLTPEQCKWIEEQVAIAEKEIRQLTSTILNDYTVKKRCCGKGVLSKDQAYQLGAVGPMLRGSGWAQDARQTGYAAFGELGFEPIVEFDGDCYARSAVRFRETLQSLDLVRLAIARLPEGEIAAKVKGKPQGETVTRVEQPRGELLYYLKADGSKHMDRVRIRTPTFANIPPLLAMLPGCELADVPVIVLSIDPCISCTER